A section of the Clostridium omnivorum genome encodes:
- the mraY gene encoding phospho-N-acetylmuramoyl-pentapeptide-transferase, producing the protein MDKVVYSVIIAFIITTLLGPVFIPLLHKLKFGQNIREEGPKSHQKKAGTPTMGGLIFIIASCITMAIIIRKPSDEAMIALYAFVAFGFIGALDDGLKIIHKKNLGLKAYQKMLLLLIVSGFLAYYAAKNPNVGTSIFIPFSKMSINLGVWYIPFIIIYFAATTNAVNLTDGLDGLATTITLLVMTFFSLVSFGMSHYTLSLFCAVIAGALLGFLRYNAFPARVFMGDTGSLALGGAVAAVAMILKLPLLVIIVGGIYVAEALSVIIQVTSFKLTGKRVFKMSPLHHHFELSGWHETKVVATFAIVTVLLCLIAFLSLPAII; encoded by the coding sequence TTACTGCATAAGCTTAAATTTGGACAAAATATAAGAGAGGAAGGTCCTAAAAGCCATCAGAAAAAGGCTGGAACGCCAACTATGGGAGGCTTGATATTTATAATAGCATCCTGTATTACAATGGCAATTATTATACGAAAACCAAGTGATGAGGCCATGATAGCTCTATATGCATTTGTTGCCTTTGGTTTTATTGGTGCTCTAGATGACGGCTTAAAGATTATACATAAAAAGAATTTAGGGCTTAAAGCTTATCAAAAGATGCTGCTTCTATTAATAGTGTCTGGATTCTTAGCCTACTATGCAGCAAAGAATCCTAACGTTGGTACAAGTATATTTATACCTTTCTCTAAAATGAGCATTAATCTAGGAGTTTGGTACATTCCATTTATAATTATCTATTTCGCTGCAACTACCAATGCAGTTAATTTAACAGATGGATTAGATGGACTTGCTACTACTATTACATTATTAGTAATGACTTTTTTTTCTTTAGTAAGTTTTGGAATGTCACATTACACATTATCGCTATTTTGTGCAGTTATAGCAGGAGCACTTTTAGGATTTTTAAGATACAATGCTTTTCCTGCAAGAGTTTTTATGGGAGATACAGGATCCCTTGCATTAGGAGGAGCAGTAGCAGCAGTAGCTATGATATTAAAATTACCATTATTGGTTATAATAGTAGGTGGGATATATGTTGCTGAAGCTTTATCAGTTATTATTCAGGTAACTTCCTTCAAGCTTACTGGGAAAAGAGTATTTAAAATGAGTCCGCTTCATCATCATTTTGAACTTTCAGGATGGCATGAAACAAAGGTAGTAGCTACTTTTGCAATTGTAACTGTTCTTTTATGCTTAATAGCATTTTTGTCCTTACCAGCAATTATTTAG
- a CDS encoding small basic family protein: protein MIGILGLLVGIIIGIVWNINIPEKFSPYMSVAILACLDSVFGAIRAALSKNFRADIFISGFFGNAVLAAALAYLGDKMGVPIYLAAVIVFGGRVFDNFAIIRRLILEKAKSHNEVVK from the coding sequence ATGATTGGTATTTTAGGTTTACTTGTAGGAATTATAATAGGAATAGTCTGGAATATAAATATTCCGGAAAAATTTTCACCATATATGTCTGTGGCTATACTGGCATGTTTGGATTCAGTATTTGGTGCTATTAGAGCAGCTCTTTCTAAAAACTTTCGAGCAGATATATTCATATCTGGATTTTTTGGAAATGCAGTGTTAGCTGCTGCTTTAGCTTATCTTGGAGATAAGATGGGAGTACCAATATACTTAGCCGCTGTTATTGTATTTGGTGGTAGAGTATTTGACAACTTTGCAATAATAAGAAGATTAATTCTAGAAAAGGCTAAATCACACAATGAGGTGGTAAAATGA
- a CDS encoding DUF881 domain-containing protein: MGKYRSQITVALVCCILGFMLSYQFKMLNKREKLVGTSKNTTEVTAEIEQYKKQKETLEKSVSDLQAKVKKYEDAAANKDETTKNILDELENTRMLIGSTDVQGQGITVYITPVTKLTGTDMDERITDRHLVYVVNELRFAGAEAISINDYRVTAMTGIRNSGNLIKMNENDMISPSKRITIKAIGDKNLLYSALSFPEIFNDFKSFSDIKIEKSDSIKIGKYNQTLKTEFAKPVK, translated from the coding sequence ATGGGGAAATATAGATCGCAAATTACTGTTGCACTAGTTTGTTGTATATTGGGCTTTATGCTCAGTTACCAATTTAAAATGCTAAATAAAAGGGAAAAATTAGTTGGTACTAGCAAAAATACAACTGAAGTAACAGCTGAAATAGAGCAATATAAAAAGCAAAAAGAAACACTTGAAAAAAGTGTTAGTGATTTACAAGCAAAGGTAAAAAAATATGAAGATGCAGCAGCAAATAAGGATGAAACAACTAAGAACATTCTTGATGAACTTGAAAATACAAGAATGTTAATTGGAAGTACAGATGTACAAGGACAGGGGATTACAGTTTACATTACTCCAGTAACTAAGCTTACAGGGACTGATATGGATGAAAGAATAACAGACAGACATCTGGTTTATGTGGTAAATGAACTTAGATTTGCTGGAGCTGAGGCTATTTCCATAAATGACTATAGAGTTACAGCTATGACTGGAATAAGAAACTCAGGAAATCTTATTAAGATGAATGAAAATGATATGATTTCTCCATCAAAGAGAATTACTATTAAAGCAATAGGAGACAAGAATTTACTGTACAGTGCATTGAGCTTTCCAGAAATTTTTAACGATTTTAAAAGTTTTAGCGATATAAAAATTGAAAAGTCAGATAGTATTAAAATAGGTAAGTATAATCAAACTCTAAAAACTGAGTTTGCAAAGCCAGTAAAATGA
- the spoVE gene encoding stage V sporulation protein E, translating to MSKPKIKMGPIDFLLFSTVMILVAIGVVMVFSASSYSAFYNNGDSMLYLKKQGISAVIGLVAMFFMIKLDYHKIKKYTNFIMLISIILLFAVFAFPSINGAKRWIPLPGFSLQPSELAKYVVVLYMAKSIESKGEKIKSFTYGILPYLLVSGFFAGLVLAEKNLSIATVILCVTLIILFVAGARWIHFFELLGTVVAFGVTFILIEPYRMDRLMNFRNPWAKPKTEGYQLIQSLLALGSGGIWGVGLGKSRQKCYYIPEPHTDFIFAVIGEELGLIGCTLIVILFLALIWRGVRTAIRAKDTYGTLLAIGITSVIAIQAIINIAVVTGSMPVTGVPLPFISNGGSSLLFNLMAMGILLNISRQCNS from the coding sequence ATGAGCAAACCCAAAATCAAAATGGGGCCAATTGATTTTCTTTTGTTTTCAACTGTTATGATACTAGTAGCCATTGGCGTTGTAATGGTATTTAGTGCAAGCTCCTACAGTGCATTTTATAATAACGGAGACAGTATGCTCTATCTAAAAAAACAAGGCATTTCTGCCGTTATAGGGCTTGTAGCTATGTTTTTTATGATAAAGCTCGATTATCATAAAATTAAAAAATATACTAATTTTATCATGTTAATTTCAATAATATTACTATTTGCTGTTTTTGCTTTTCCATCTATTAATGGAGCAAAAAGGTGGATACCACTTCCAGGCTTTTCGCTTCAACCATCAGAACTAGCAAAATATGTGGTAGTATTATATATGGCTAAAAGTATTGAATCAAAGGGTGAAAAAATTAAAAGCTTTACTTATGGGATTTTGCCATATCTATTAGTGTCGGGATTTTTTGCTGGACTGGTACTGGCAGAAAAAAATCTAAGTATTGCTACTGTTATTTTATGTGTAACCCTGATTATTTTATTTGTTGCAGGAGCAAGATGGATTCACTTTTTTGAGCTTTTGGGAACGGTAGTTGCTTTTGGAGTAACTTTTATTCTAATAGAGCCATATAGAATGGATAGATTAATGAACTTTAGAAATCCATGGGCTAAGCCAAAGACTGAAGGATATCAGCTTATACAATCGCTCCTTGCATTAGGTTCAGGGGGAATATGGGGTGTAGGTCTCGGTAAGTCAAGACAAAAGTGCTATTATATACCTGAACCTCATACAGATTTCATATTCGCAGTAATAGGTGAAGAACTAGGGTTAATAGGATGTACATTAATTGTTATACTGTTTTTGGCTCTCATTTGGAGAGGTGTTAGAACCGCAATAAGAGCAAAGGATACTTATGGGACACTGCTTGCTATTGGTATTACTTCTGTAATAGCAATTCAAGCTATTATAAATATAGCCGTTGTAACTGGATCAATGCCTGTAACAGGAGTTCCGCTGCCCTTCATTAGTAATGGAGGCTCGTCGCTGCTATTTAACCTAATGGCAATGGGGATACTTCTTAATATTTCAAGACAATGTAATAGCTGA
- a CDS encoding cell division protein FtsQ/DivIB, with protein MNNNSIATKNELIAVRRKRRLKKRVFMLMVLLIATLITLALKLTYFNIKTIQVTNNFNLTANEIIKTSGIFKDNNIFYVSFRKSKENLLSNPYVLDVNLKRKLPSTIIIDVKERNAVFYISADNKLYVVDKDGVVLEEKGSIAGMKLTKLDGVSKDAIKVGKQLVLDDSRKIDVIRNITELLSVNNSGIVMTSLDISDIISLKAYYGNMCVKLGSGENLKNKLNKAKSIMDSNKDLISAKGYIDVGFEGNPVVFIEK; from the coding sequence TTGAACAATAATTCTATTGCTACAAAAAATGAGTTAATCGCAGTCAGAAGAAAAAGAAGACTGAAAAAAAGAGTTTTTATGTTAATGGTGCTGCTTATTGCCACTTTAATAACTTTAGCATTAAAGTTGACATACTTTAATATAAAAACTATACAAGTTACTAACAACTTTAATTTGACAGCGAATGAAATAATTAAGACGTCAGGTATATTTAAAGATAATAATATCTTTTATGTAAGTTTTAGAAAAAGTAAAGAGAATTTATTATCAAATCCATATGTATTGGACGTAAATTTAAAAAGAAAACTTCCATCTACTATAATAATAGATGTAAAGGAAAGAAATGCTGTCTTTTATATTAGTGCTGATAATAAGTTGTATGTAGTAGATAAAGATGGAGTTGTATTAGAAGAAAAAGGCAGTATAGCTGGAATGAAGTTAACCAAGCTTGATGGTGTGAGTAAGGATGCCATAAAGGTTGGAAAACAATTAGTTCTAGACGACTCGAGAAAAATAGATGTTATAAGGAATATTACAGAACTATTATCAGTAAATAACAGTGGAATTGTGATGACAAGTTTAGATATAAGTGACATTATTAGTTTAAAGGCTTATTACGGCAATATGTGTGTTAAACTTGGAAGTGGGGAAAATCTAAAGAATAAGCTTAATAAAGCTAAAAGTATAATGGATTCCAATAAAGATTTGATTAGTGCTAAGGGTTATATTGATGTTGGATTTGAAGGAAATCCAGTTGTCTTTATCGAAAAATAA